One Corallococcus exiguus DNA segment encodes these proteins:
- a CDS encoding sulfite exporter TauE/SafE family protein, producing the protein MTVLLLMAAGVLAGGLGALLGIGGGIVLVPVLVLGFGIPLEQAVPASLMCVVANSCAAAASYVENKLSDLRLGLTLELATVMGAIVGGLVAAFVAEAMVAVVFGLFTLFVALQMLLMRRPVQEPATAANYEPGNYPLGISGSFVAGGLSALLGVGGGPLKVPLMTYGMRVPFKVASATSNLMVGVTGAASVAAYAWRGQLNLGLVAPLVVGVLGGASVGSKLMLRTPTAVLKKLFAAVLLIVAGQMLWKGGEGLWPSVWK; encoded by the coding sequence ATGACGGTCTTGCTCCTCATGGCGGCGGGTGTGTTGGCGGGTGGGCTGGGGGCGCTCCTGGGCATCGGGGGCGGCATCGTCCTGGTCCCCGTGCTCGTGTTGGGTTTCGGAATCCCACTGGAGCAGGCCGTCCCCGCGAGCCTGATGTGCGTGGTGGCCAACTCCTGCGCCGCCGCCGCCAGCTACGTGGAGAACAAACTGAGTGACCTGCGGCTGGGGCTCACCCTGGAGCTGGCGACGGTGATGGGCGCCATCGTCGGGGGGCTGGTGGCGGCCTTTGTCGCGGAGGCGATGGTGGCCGTGGTGTTCGGCCTCTTCACGCTCTTCGTGGCGCTGCAGATGCTGCTGATGCGCCGCCCCGTCCAGGAGCCCGCGACGGCGGCCAACTACGAGCCCGGCAACTACCCGCTGGGCATCTCCGGCTCTTTCGTGGCGGGTGGGCTGTCCGCGCTGCTGGGCGTGGGCGGTGGCCCGCTGAAGGTGCCGCTGATGACCTACGGCATGCGCGTGCCCTTCAAGGTCGCCAGCGCCACCAGCAACCTGATGGTGGGCGTCACCGGCGCGGCCAGCGTCGCGGCCTACGCGTGGCGCGGCCAATTGAATCTGGGGCTCGTGGCGCCGTTGGTCGTAGGGGTGCTGGGCGGCGCGTCCGTGGGCAGCAAGCTGATGCTGAGGACTCCGACCGCGGTGCTCAAGAAGCTCTTCGCGGCGGTCCTGTTGATTGTGGCCGGACAGATGTTGTGGAAGGGAGGGGAGGGGTTGTGGCCGAGCGTATGGAAATGA
- the fabF gene encoding beta-ketoacyl-ACP synthase II, which translates to MEQRRVVVTGMGLISPCGIGVEKSWDALVNGRSGVGPITLFDASALDCRFAGEVKGFNPEDYIERREVRRMDRFAQFAVAASDMALEDSGLVITEQNAERVAAVIGSGIGGLSSLEETHRKALEKGPDRISSFFILQMIINMAPGYISMRHGIKGPSWATNSACSTSAHAIGEAMRGIQRGEFDVALAGGAEAPISMLGVGGFAAMKALSNRNDAPQAASRPFDKDRDGFVLAEGAAILILEEYEHARARGARILAELVGYGASSDAYHVTSPAPGHEGAQRAMKASLKDARMAPADIGYLNAHGTSTDIGDLLETEGIAKVFGDAAKSLAISSTKSMTGHMNGAAGAAEAVISILALTRGVLPPTINLENQDPRIPLDCVPNTAREARVNAVMSNSFGFGGTNVAIIFQRVPEAH; encoded by the coding sequence ATGGAACAGCGACGCGTCGTCGTGACGGGAATGGGGCTCATCAGCCCTTGTGGCATCGGCGTGGAGAAGAGCTGGGACGCGCTGGTGAACGGCCGCAGCGGCGTGGGGCCCATCACCCTGTTCGACGCGAGCGCGCTGGACTGCCGCTTCGCCGGTGAGGTGAAGGGCTTCAACCCGGAGGACTACATCGAACGGCGCGAGGTGCGCCGCATGGACCGCTTCGCGCAGTTCGCGGTGGCCGCTTCGGACATGGCCCTCGAGGACTCCGGGCTGGTCATCACCGAACAGAACGCGGAGCGCGTGGCGGCCGTCATCGGCTCCGGCATCGGCGGTCTCAGCAGCCTGGAGGAGACGCACCGCAAGGCGCTGGAGAAGGGGCCGGACCGCATCAGCTCCTTCTTCATCCTCCAGATGATCATCAACATGGCGCCCGGCTACATCTCCATGCGCCACGGCATCAAGGGCCCGTCCTGGGCCACCAACTCCGCGTGCTCCACCAGCGCGCACGCCATCGGTGAAGCGATGCGCGGCATCCAGCGCGGCGAGTTCGACGTGGCGCTCGCGGGCGGCGCGGAGGCCCCCATCTCCATGCTGGGCGTGGGCGGCTTCGCCGCGATGAAGGCCCTGTCCAACCGCAACGACGCGCCCCAGGCCGCGAGCCGCCCGTTCGACAAGGACCGCGACGGCTTCGTGCTCGCGGAAGGCGCGGCCATCCTCATCCTGGAGGAGTACGAGCACGCCCGCGCCCGGGGAGCCCGCATCCTCGCGGAGCTCGTGGGCTATGGCGCCAGCTCCGACGCCTACCACGTCACCTCGCCCGCGCCCGGCCACGAGGGCGCCCAACGCGCGATGAAGGCCTCCCTGAAGGATGCGCGCATGGCCCCCGCGGACATCGGCTACCTCAACGCCCACGGAACCTCGACGGACATCGGCGACCTGCTGGAGACGGAGGGCATCGCGAAGGTGTTCGGCGACGCGGCGAAGTCGCTCGCCATCTCCTCCACCAAGTCCATGACGGGCCACATGAACGGCGCGGCCGGCGCCGCCGAGGCCGTCATCAGCATCCTCGCCCTCACGCGCGGTGTGCTGCCCCCCACCATCAACCTGGAGAATCAGGATCCGCGCATCCCGCTGGACTGCGTGCCCAACACCGCCCGCGAGGCCCGCGTGAACGCCGTCATGAGCAACTCCTTCGGCTTCGGCGGCACCAACGTCGCGATCATCTTTCAGCGGGTCCCGGAAGCCCACTGA
- a CDS encoding tetratricopeptide repeat protein has protein sequence MHPSDNERAHIADAIQKQKNALAPLRITGSPSEVGQGLVALAELYGMLEDHAASREHYEEAFGFFKTAGNKPGQAQALFGLGVVKAYFEDHKSAIEHMATAALLFNEARDREGEALSRACIGESLRAMGEVDGAEEKYQEALILYRQTRNSERIARLLLDIGDLRMAKGEYEPARKRFLEAVPLLEQGEDAEALALGHLLLGESEGLLGHHDNARPHLLRAVDVYGELHDHVYEARARWDLGLSCYYLQDYAAAREQFEAVLPMYEDLKQHDEVAKVKNVLAHFAARGV, from the coding sequence ATGCACCCGTCCGACAACGAACGCGCCCACATCGCAGACGCCATCCAGAAGCAGAAGAACGCGCTCGCCCCGCTGCGCATCACCGGCTCGCCCTCGGAAGTGGGCCAGGGCCTGGTGGCGCTGGCGGAGCTGTACGGCATGCTGGAGGACCACGCGGCGAGCCGCGAGCACTACGAGGAGGCCTTCGGCTTCTTCAAGACCGCGGGCAACAAGCCCGGTCAGGCACAGGCGCTCTTCGGCCTGGGCGTGGTGAAGGCCTACTTCGAGGATCACAAGAGCGCCATCGAGCACATGGCCACCGCCGCCCTGCTCTTCAACGAGGCGCGCGACCGCGAGGGCGAGGCACTCTCCCGCGCCTGCATCGGCGAGTCCCTGCGCGCCATGGGCGAGGTCGACGGCGCCGAGGAGAAGTACCAGGAGGCGCTCATCCTCTACCGCCAGACGCGCAACAGTGAGCGCATCGCGCGGCTGCTCCTGGACATTGGCGATTTGCGCATGGCCAAGGGCGAGTACGAGCCCGCCCGCAAGCGCTTCCTGGAGGCCGTGCCGCTCCTGGAGCAGGGCGAGGACGCGGAGGCGCTCGCGCTGGGGCACCTGCTGCTGGGCGAGTCCGAAGGCCTGCTGGGCCACCACGACAACGCGCGGCCGCACCTGCTGCGCGCGGTGGACGTGTACGGCGAGCTGCACGACCACGTCTACGAGGCCCGCGCGCGCTGGGACCTGGGGCTGTCCTGCTACTACCTCCAGGACTACGCCGCGGCCCGCGAGCAGTTCGAGGCGGTGTTGCCCATGTACGAGGACCTCAAGCAGCACGATGAAGTGGCGAAGGTGAAGAACGTCCTCGCGCACTTCGCCGCGCGCGGCGTGTAG
- a CDS encoding DUF4388 domain-containing protein — MASKPRATPRVSGEAASLELERPLAAVVSPTRPLSAHFLAPEGLVLLPESHGAAGFFAGSLGTLSVEEVFAQILSGIRTGQLVVQHGTVRRTVAFRDGQVVFATSSERWERLGAVMVRLGLLTEARLTQALAQVTPARRIGQVLTSQGLVSEASLYSAMTFVVREVVLNLFEMVEGSFLFLESKSPAVDAVKLPERTRDLVLTGIKRAEETGRLRRRFPDDMRVTPGPQGALPGEEALFAKLGEGTTLGALRAAYAGSQYAFYSGVEEAVRGGHLSVQAAEAPPVPGPAVEGMAWELLSAEERYNLLLSLVHRALREAGRDVDLLRGFVESPPPGLEEAYQGVTLGPDGRVDVARLRANVSTSGGEAVGRAMALEALDAFVSYALFSARNVLPADVAERLANTYRTLQGGLS; from the coding sequence GTGGCGTCCAAACCCAGGGCCACGCCCCGCGTGAGCGGTGAGGCGGCTTCGCTCGAACTGGAGCGGCCGCTCGCTGCTGTCGTCTCTCCCACCCGGCCCCTTTCGGCGCACTTCCTGGCGCCGGAGGGGCTGGTGCTCCTCCCGGAATCCCACGGCGCGGCTGGCTTCTTCGCCGGCAGCCTGGGGACGCTCTCGGTCGAGGAGGTCTTCGCCCAGATTCTTTCGGGCATCCGCACCGGCCAGCTCGTCGTGCAGCACGGCACCGTGCGCCGCACGGTGGCCTTCCGCGACGGGCAGGTGGTGTTCGCCACCTCCAGCGAGCGCTGGGAGCGCCTGGGCGCGGTGATGGTGCGGCTGGGGCTGCTGACGGAAGCGCGGCTTACCCAGGCGCTGGCGCAGGTGACGCCCGCGCGCCGCATTGGCCAGGTGCTCACGTCGCAGGGGCTTGTCTCCGAGGCCAGCCTCTACAGCGCCATGACGTTCGTGGTGCGCGAAGTGGTGCTCAACCTCTTCGAGATGGTGGAGGGCAGCTTCCTCTTCCTGGAGTCGAAGTCCCCCGCCGTGGACGCGGTGAAGCTGCCGGAGCGCACGCGCGACCTGGTGCTCACCGGCATCAAGCGCGCGGAGGAGACGGGCCGCCTGCGCCGCCGCTTCCCGGACGACATGCGCGTGACGCCCGGCCCCCAGGGCGCGCTGCCCGGCGAGGAGGCCCTGTTCGCGAAGCTGGGCGAGGGCACGACGCTGGGCGCGCTCCGGGCCGCCTACGCGGGCAGCCAGTACGCCTTCTACAGCGGCGTGGAGGAGGCGGTGCGCGGCGGCCACCTGTCCGTGCAGGCCGCGGAGGCGCCTCCTGTTCCAGGTCCCGCGGTGGAGGGCATGGCCTGGGAGCTGTTGTCCGCGGAGGAGCGCTACAACCTCCTCCTGTCGCTGGTGCACCGCGCGCTGCGCGAGGCGGGCCGCGACGTGGACCTGCTGCGCGGCTTCGTGGAGTCGCCGCCGCCCGGACTGGAGGAGGCCTACCAGGGCGTCACGCTGGGGCCGGACGGACGGGTGGACGTGGCCCGGCTGCGCGCCAACGTGTCCACCAGCGGCGGCGAGGCGGTGGGCCGGGCGATGGCGCTGGAGGCGCTGGACGCGTTCGTGTCCTACGCGCTGTTCTCCGCGCGCAACGTGCTGCCGGCGGACGTAGCCGAGCGGCTGGCCAACACCTATCGCACCCTCCAGGGCGGCCTGTCGTAA
- a CDS encoding leucyl aminopeptidase, producing the protein MQFSLVSGEAAPVSGELLVIPLFEGELGDAAPAPLTAADAALDGKLRAAATQEGFKGKVDQSFLVHTLGKLGADRVLLLGLGNRARFQPEVLRLAAGRAAKTAQRLKSTAIGFRVPATDDAALAVRAVVEGLELGVYRFDKYKSSAREDKGAPKLNRATLSLPEGTEKSRALDDALHLGLKLAEAVNWARDLVNEPPNVVTPTKLAQAAQQAAKEGGLTAEIGARKEIERLNMGMFLGVTAGSVQEPRLIHLVYTPKNAKDAKRAPLALVGKAITFDSGGLSLKPTEGMVEMKTDMAGSAAVLAAMKVIGSVVKPPFPVHAFIGACENMPSGTAYKPGDILTARSGKTVEITNTDAEGRLVLGDMLTWAGEHEPSAIIDLATLTGACMVALGSYIVGAFGDDDDTVNSVLTAARAAGEEMWRLPVSDLQKDALRSDVADMKNSGERWGGAINAALFLKEFVGDTPWVHLDIAGPSNSPKERGYLNKGGTGVGARTLVELVRQQAARIASQPEPTKAEAPAKAAKAPKATKGKPARA; encoded by the coding sequence ATGCAATTCAGTCTCGTCTCCGGTGAAGCCGCGCCGGTGAGCGGTGAGCTGCTCGTCATCCCCCTCTTCGAGGGCGAGCTGGGTGATGCCGCCCCCGCGCCGCTGACGGCCGCGGATGCGGCGCTGGACGGCAAGCTGCGCGCCGCCGCCACCCAGGAGGGCTTCAAGGGCAAGGTGGACCAGTCCTTCCTCGTGCACACGCTGGGGAAGCTGGGCGCGGACCGCGTCCTGCTCCTGGGCCTGGGCAACCGCGCGCGCTTCCAGCCGGAGGTGCTGCGGCTGGCCGCGGGCCGCGCGGCGAAGACGGCGCAGCGGCTGAAGTCCACCGCCATCGGCTTCCGCGTGCCCGCCACGGACGACGCGGCGCTGGCCGTGCGCGCGGTGGTGGAGGGCCTGGAGCTGGGCGTCTACCGCTTCGACAAGTACAAGTCCTCCGCGCGCGAGGACAAGGGCGCCCCCAAGCTGAACCGCGCCACGCTGTCCCTGCCGGAGGGCACGGAGAAGTCGCGCGCGCTGGATGACGCGCTCCACCTGGGCCTCAAGCTGGCGGAGGCCGTCAACTGGGCGCGCGACCTGGTCAACGAGCCCCCCAACGTGGTGACGCCCACGAAGCTGGCGCAGGCCGCGCAGCAGGCCGCCAAGGAAGGCGGGCTCACCGCGGAGATTGGCGCGCGCAAGGAGATTGAGCGCCTGAACATGGGCATGTTCCTGGGCGTCACCGCCGGCAGCGTGCAGGAGCCGCGGCTCATCCACCTGGTCTACACGCCGAAGAACGCGAAGGACGCGAAGCGCGCCCCGCTGGCACTGGTGGGCAAGGCCATCACGTTCGACTCGGGCGGCCTGTCGCTCAAGCCCACCGAGGGCATGGTGGAGATGAAGACGGACATGGCGGGCTCCGCCGCGGTGCTGGCCGCGATGAAGGTCATCGGCTCCGTGGTGAAGCCGCCCTTCCCCGTGCACGCCTTCATCGGAGCGTGCGAGAACATGCCGTCCGGCACGGCGTACAAGCCCGGTGACATCCTCACCGCGCGCTCCGGCAAGACGGTGGAGATCACCAACACGGACGCGGAAGGCCGCCTGGTGCTGGGTGACATGCTCACCTGGGCCGGCGAGCACGAGCCGTCCGCCATCATCGACCTGGCGACGCTCACGGGCGCGTGCATGGTGGCGCTGGGCAGCTACATCGTGGGCGCCTTCGGCGACGACGACGACACGGTGAACAGCGTGCTCACCGCCGCGCGCGCCGCGGGCGAGGAGATGTGGCGCCTGCCCGTCAGCGACCTGCAGAAGGACGCGCTGCGCTCCGACGTGGCGGACATGAAGAACTCCGGCGAGCGCTGGGGCGGCGCCATCAACGCGGCCCTCTTCCTCAAGGAGTTCGTGGGCGACACGCCCTGGGTGCACCTGGATATCGCCGGTCCGTCCAACAGCCCCAAGGAGCGCGGCTACCTCAACAAAGGCGGCACGGGCGTGGGCGCGCGCACGCTGGTGGAGCTGGTCCGCCAGCAGGCCGCGCGCATCGCCTCGCAGCCGGAGCCCACCAAGGCCGAGGCGCCCGCGAAGGCCGCCAAGGCTCCGAAGGCCACCAAGGGCAAGCCGGCCCGCGCGTAG
- a CDS encoding PaaI family thioesterase has translation MSEQADSPRMRTVTWRDPKEGASAAKKLSGLEYLRAIQRGELPAPPIAELMGFTPVEVEEGRVVFAVKPGEHHYNPIGMVHGGLAATLMDSAMGCAIHTMLPVGAGYTTLELHVNYVKGIAHDTGQLFCKGEVIHLGGRVATAQGRLVDEKGTLYAHGTTTCMVFRPPGAGGKE, from the coding sequence ATGAGCGAGCAGGCAGACAGTCCGCGCATGCGGACGGTGACGTGGCGGGACCCGAAGGAGGGCGCTTCCGCGGCGAAGAAGCTGTCCGGGCTGGAGTACCTGCGCGCCATCCAGCGCGGTGAGCTGCCGGCGCCGCCCATCGCGGAGCTGATGGGCTTCACTCCCGTGGAGGTGGAGGAGGGCCGGGTGGTGTTCGCGGTGAAGCCGGGCGAGCACCACTACAATCCCATTGGCATGGTGCACGGCGGGCTGGCCGCGACGCTGATGGACTCCGCCATGGGATGCGCCATCCACACGATGCTGCCGGTGGGCGCGGGCTACACGACGCTGGAACTGCACGTGAACTACGTGAAGGGCATTGCCCACGACACGGGGCAGCTGTTCTGCAAGGGCGAGGTCATCCACCTGGGCGGCCGCGTGGCGACGGCGCAGGGCCGGCTGGTGGACGAGAAGGGCACTCTCTACGCGCACGGCACGACGACGTGCATGGTGTTCCGGCCGCCGGGCGCGGGCGGCAAGGAGTAG
- a CDS encoding helix-turn-helix domain-containing protein produces the protein MNNDNALNANVGLKLRGLRLQRNIKQADAAKDLGVSPAYLNLIEKGKRVMPFPLLWKALRYFEQDPEQFMSTLGEGRVDEALAKLLDEPLLKSLDIDSESLQSLSAEPKLAGTVAALFNLYKNTRTQLENVLAQLNVEERTRTQGSPSGLGNTPGVRFDYSPFDEVSDFLEKHRNYFPELEEQAEGLRRDFRLEQQLTSSNLIRMLEERFDFKVQIERAASGSSVVRRLDLDTRTLTLSPDLTEQPLKFQVAASIGLMVMDREKLVERILGAGRMRHGETERLIKVNLANYFAGALMLPYGEFFKEVQRTRYDVELLSNIFGTTYETVAHRICNLSDPKRQGLPFHFLRADIAGNISKRYSGTGIRFASGGGSCAKWAVHLAFLNPSQITRQYSIMPDGTTYFCFAKVQLQPIEGSIVKGTAYSIGLGTHAENAKYLAYGLPTNDLRKDAIPSGISCRFCERTDCNQRAAASYRFAFAFDEYTKKDCFFSPLLVHEKEKAERNGNAEPDGNGAEGGEKHDSLDRGARRRKVHEN, from the coding sequence ATGAACAACGACAACGCGCTGAACGCGAACGTGGGGCTGAAGCTTCGAGGCCTGCGCTTGCAACGCAACATCAAGCAGGCGGACGCCGCGAAGGACCTGGGTGTCTCGCCCGCGTACTTGAACCTCATCGAAAAGGGCAAGCGCGTGATGCCCTTCCCGCTCTTGTGGAAGGCGCTGCGCTACTTCGAGCAGGACCCCGAGCAGTTCATGTCCACGCTGGGCGAAGGCCGCGTGGACGAGGCCCTGGCGAAGCTGCTGGATGAACCGCTGCTCAAGAGCCTGGACATCGACTCGGAGTCGCTCCAGTCGCTGTCCGCGGAGCCGAAGCTGGCCGGCACCGTCGCCGCGCTGTTCAACCTCTACAAGAACACGCGCACGCAGCTGGAGAACGTGCTCGCGCAGCTCAATGTGGAGGAGCGCACGCGCACGCAGGGCTCCCCTTCCGGTCTGGGCAACACGCCGGGCGTGCGCTTCGACTACTCGCCCTTCGACGAGGTCAGCGACTTCCTGGAGAAGCACCGCAACTACTTCCCGGAGCTGGAGGAGCAGGCGGAGGGACTGCGCCGCGACTTCCGCCTGGAGCAGCAGCTCACCAGCAGCAACCTCATCCGCATGCTGGAGGAGCGGTTCGACTTCAAGGTGCAGATTGAGCGCGCGGCCAGCGGCTCGTCCGTGGTGCGCCGGTTGGACCTGGACACGCGCACGCTCACGCTGTCACCGGACCTCACGGAGCAGCCGCTGAAGTTCCAGGTGGCCGCGTCCATTGGCCTGATGGTGATGGACCGCGAGAAGCTGGTGGAGCGCATCCTGGGCGCCGGACGCATGCGGCACGGGGAGACGGAGCGCCTCATCAAGGTCAACCTGGCGAACTACTTCGCCGGCGCGTTGATGCTGCCCTACGGCGAGTTCTTCAAGGAGGTGCAGCGCACGCGCTACGACGTGGAGCTGCTCTCCAACATCTTCGGCACCACCTACGAGACGGTGGCCCACCGCATCTGCAACCTGTCCGACCCCAAGCGACAGGGCCTGCCCTTCCACTTCCTGCGCGCGGACATCGCGGGGAACATCTCCAAGCGCTACAGCGGCACCGGCATCCGCTTCGCGTCCGGCGGCGGCTCCTGCGCGAAGTGGGCGGTGCACCTGGCGTTCCTCAACCCGTCCCAGATTACCCGGCAGTACTCCATCATGCCGGACGGCACGACGTACTTCTGCTTCGCGAAGGTGCAGCTGCAGCCCATTGAAGGCTCCATCGTGAAGGGCACGGCGTACTCCATCGGCCTGGGCACGCACGCGGAGAACGCCAAGTACCTGGCGTACGGCCTGCCCACCAACGACCTGCGCAAGGACGCCATCCCCAGCGGCATCTCCTGCCGCTTCTGCGAGCGCACGGACTGCAACCAGCGCGCGGCCGCCAGCTACCGCTTCGCGTTCGCCTTCGACGAGTACACGAAGAAGGACTGCTTCTTCTCCCCGCTGCTGGTCCACGAGAAGGAGAAGGCCGAGCGCAACGGAAACGCCGAGCCCGATGGCAACGGCGCTGAAGGCGGCGAGAAGCACGATTCGCTGGACAGGGGCGCCCGCCGCCGCAAGGTTCACGAGAACTGA
- a CDS encoding TetR/AcrR family transcriptional regulator, giving the protein MRYTAEHKQATHARILAAAEKLFRAEGFSGASVERVMRAAGLTVGGFYAHFTSKESLLAESLRAFMTARRTPWLAGLEAARGPVFLDRFARRYLDQFNRDTGDTTCMMPSLLSDLTRAAPEVQAAFGQGLEDLVGQAQTHLPPREGATPRQQMLATVALCFGAMTLARATASQPLAAEILDAARALLVAGAPVEGEGSATNVAPRAHAAPRRVPASREKAPSRKRRAGSARKKPL; this is encoded by the coding sequence ATGCGCTACACCGCTGAACACAAGCAGGCCACGCACGCGCGCATCCTCGCGGCGGCGGAGAAGCTGTTCCGCGCGGAGGGCTTCAGCGGTGCGAGCGTGGAGCGGGTGATGCGGGCCGCGGGCCTGACGGTGGGCGGCTTCTACGCCCACTTCACCTCCAAGGAGTCGCTGCTCGCGGAGTCCCTGCGCGCCTTCATGACGGCGCGCAGGACGCCCTGGCTCGCGGGGCTGGAGGCGGCGCGGGGCCCCGTGTTCCTGGATCGCTTCGCGCGGCGCTACCTGGATCAATTCAACCGGGACACGGGCGACACGACCTGCATGATGCCGTCGCTCCTGTCGGATCTGACGCGCGCGGCGCCGGAGGTGCAGGCCGCGTTCGGCCAGGGGCTGGAGGACCTGGTGGGCCAGGCCCAGACGCACCTGCCCCCGCGTGAGGGCGCCACGCCCCGGCAGCAGATGCTGGCCACGGTGGCGCTGTGCTTCGGCGCGATGACGCTCGCGCGGGCCACCGCGTCCCAACCGCTGGCGGCAGAGATTCTGGATGCGGCTCGCGCGCTGCTCGTCGCGGGGGCTCCCGTGGAGGGGGAGGGGAGCGCCACGAACGTTGCGCCTCGCGCGCACGCGGCTCCGCGGAGGGTTCCTGCCTCGCGCGAGAAGGCGCCTTCCCGGAAGCGCCGTGCTGGCTCCGCGCGCAAGAAGCCCCTCTGA
- a CDS encoding thioredoxin domain-containing protein — protein MSMRSTRIALAALLAASLTAGCNKEKAPANAQAPAAQAQAANATEPAPDTVVATFGNNEKVTFGELNERIKEPLANLDKQKFQLRKRGLEGLVTERLVKAEATKRGITEDQLLKAEIDDKIPAPPEEKIKEVFDGAKGQLPPGATYEQMKPQIVEFLSGQQKQEVAQKFFDSLRAGANVKYELPEPPRPPAERKQVAATGPAKGPESAPVTIVEFSDFQCPFCSRAIGTVDEVTKLYGDKVRLVFRQFPLDFHQQAQKAAEASLCANEQGKFWEMHDKLFANQKALGVDDLKKYAGELKLDTAKFNTCLDSGATAATVKSDMADGSKVGVTGTPAFFINGIMLSGAQPLDEFKSIIDAELKGAK, from the coding sequence ATGTCCATGCGCTCTACTCGCATCGCCCTGGCCGCCCTCCTCGCGGCATCCCTCACCGCCGGCTGCAACAAGGAGAAGGCGCCGGCCAATGCCCAGGCGCCCGCCGCGCAGGCCCAGGCAGCCAACGCCACGGAGCCGGCGCCGGACACCGTGGTGGCGACCTTCGGCAACAACGAGAAGGTCACCTTCGGTGAGCTGAACGAGCGCATCAAGGAGCCGCTGGCGAACCTGGACAAGCAGAAGTTCCAGCTGCGCAAGCGCGGCCTGGAAGGGCTCGTCACGGAGCGCCTGGTGAAGGCCGAGGCGACCAAGCGCGGCATCACCGAGGACCAGCTGCTCAAGGCGGAGATCGACGACAAGATCCCCGCGCCGCCGGAAGAGAAGATCAAGGAGGTCTTCGACGGCGCCAAGGGTCAGCTGCCTCCGGGCGCGACCTACGAGCAGATGAAGCCGCAGATCGTGGAGTTCCTGTCCGGCCAGCAGAAGCAGGAAGTGGCCCAGAAGTTCTTCGACTCGCTCCGCGCGGGCGCCAACGTGAAGTACGAACTGCCCGAGCCCCCGCGCCCGCCCGCGGAGCGCAAGCAGGTGGCCGCCACCGGCCCGGCCAAGGGTCCGGAGAGCGCGCCGGTCACCATCGTGGAGTTCAGCGACTTCCAGTGCCCGTTCTGCAGCCGCGCCATCGGCACGGTGGACGAGGTGACGAAGCTCTACGGCGACAAGGTTCGCCTGGTGTTCCGCCAGTTCCCGCTGGACTTCCACCAGCAGGCGCAGAAGGCCGCCGAGGCCTCGCTGTGCGCGAACGAGCAGGGCAAGTTCTGGGAGATGCACGACAAGCTCTTCGCCAACCAGAAGGCGCTGGGCGTGGATGACCTGAAGAAGTACGCGGGCGAGCTGAAGCTGGACACCGCCAAGTTCAACACCTGCCTCGACTCCGGCGCGACGGCCGCGACGGTGAAGTCCGACATGGCGGACGGCTCCAAGGTGGGCGTCACCGGCACGCCGGCGTTCTTCATCAACGGCATCATGCTGTCGGGCGCGCAGCCCCTGGACGAGTTCAAGAGCATCATCGACGCGGAGCTGAAGGGCGCGAAGTAG